Proteins from a single region of Fundidesulfovibrio putealis DSM 16056:
- a CDS encoding BON domain-containing protein, whose protein sequence is MRLAMNTSLVLAMFILVISLGCASTRTQEGTGEYIDDSAITAKVKTAILQEPTLSSAEINVETFKGVVQLSGFVGSSAEIRRAVEVSRRVSGVKAVRNDMRVKGQQ, encoded by the coding sequence ATGAGACTAGCAATGAATACTTCACTCGTATTGGCCATGTTCATCCTTGTTATTTCGCTCGGATGCGCATCCACCAGGACGCAAGAGGGGACCGGGGAGTATATCGACGACTCTGCCATCACGGCAAAAGTCAAAACAGCAATTCTCCAGGAACCGACTCTTTCATCTGCCGAGATAAACGTTGAAACATTCAAGGGCGTGGTCCAGTTGAGCGGGTTTGTAGGCTCAAGCGCGGAGATCAGGAGAGCTGTCGAGGTTTCACGCCGGGTAAGCGGGGTAAAGGCCGTCCGCAACGACATGCGCGTCAAGGGACAACAATAG
- a CDS encoding phage holin family protein has protein sequence MNLLPPGISRLAQAAGRLGWTSVQILEDRLELLSLELREAKIRFVQALVLACLGVACFMFGIGLMVLGCLFALPDEWKLLGFAAAAMISLLGAGAAFMTLIRRTSSKPMAFSQSLAELKKDRSCFSTRN, from the coding sequence GTGAACCTGTTGCCACCCGGCATCTCCAGGCTCGCGCAAGCCGCCGGCAGGCTCGGCTGGACTTCAGTGCAAATCCTGGAAGATCGCCTGGAGCTGCTGTCCCTGGAATTGCGCGAGGCAAAGATCAGGTTCGTGCAGGCATTGGTGCTGGCCTGCCTCGGGGTGGCCTGCTTCATGTTCGGGATCGGCTTGATGGTCCTGGGATGCCTGTTCGCCCTGCCGGACGAGTGGAAGCTTCTCGGATTCGCGGCAGCGGCCATGATCAGCCTTCTGGGCGCAGGTGCAGCCTTCATGACACTGATCCGGCGAACGTCAAGCAAGCCCATGGCGTTCAGCCAGAGCCTGGCGGAACTAAAGAAGGACAGGTCATGTTTCTCGACAAGGAACTAA
- a CDS encoding DUF883 family protein: protein MKLMEKEMHNMMEHAQALIDATSDEVDDHIKSARSALRERLESARKEYGEIEGKVLAKAQSADAFIHEKPYYAIGGSFIVGLLFGWALSRK, encoded by the coding sequence ATGAAACTGATGGAAAAAGAAATGCACAACATGATGGAGCACGCTCAGGCGCTGATTGACGCGACCTCCGACGAGGTGGACGACCACATCAAATCGGCCCGTTCGGCTCTCCGGGAGCGGCTGGAATCAGCCCGCAAGGAATACGGCGAGATCGAAGGGAAGGTCCTGGCCAAGGCTCAGAGCGCCGATGCCTTCATCCACGAGAAACCATACTACGCCATTGGCGGCAGCTTCATCGTCGGCCTGCTCTTTGGCTGGGCCTTGTCCAGGAAGTAG